The Falco peregrinus isolate bFalPer1 chromosome 17, bFalPer1.pri, whole genome shotgun sequence nucleotide sequence AGATATTCTAATTTGAGACATCGACAGAGGTATAACACCAGTCTTTcgggaaaaaacccacaacacttCAACAGCTGTAAATTAATAAAGCTGGAACAGCATAAACGTGCCAGGGGTGCTGCGGCCACCATGACTGAGGCAGAGCGGCCCCAGCTCCCGCCACCAGCGCCTCAGCGGCGTTTTCCCGCCTTTTTTCGTGTCCCCGCCACGGCCCAGCGGCGCCTCAGGCCCCTCCCGCCCGACACCGCAGCAGGCCTCTcagcagagccaaggccttttgTTCCTTCAGCAAAAAGTTAATTCCTGTCGGGTTGCATAATTTTCTCCAGGTTTTGCTTCAGGTTGTTCTCCTCTGCCCAGTGGCGCCACAGGTGGGCGACGGTGAGTGCCGACTACTCCCCAAGGAGCACCCGCATAAACCTAGGGTTTTCTCCACACAAATCCATACAAGCGCAGTTAACTTGTGAAGAACCAAGATTATAACTACCCTTTGGTGTAAGGCTATGTATCAAAAGTGGCCCTTTGGACTTCCAGACTCAGTGAAACTGAGACCAGAATTTCACATAATATCACACTTGCAGCACTGGTCAggagttatttttatatatattaaacacacaccccccccccccccccccccctttttttataaaaaaaccccacatgctAGATTCCAGTTGAAaagtgtttaattttgttttctaatttcagCAGATGGAAATACACACACAAGTCATTGCTGCTGGAGGCCACCAAACTGACCATCACCAGGGAAACACACGTGGCAACTATTGAGCAAAAGAATGAGCAGAAGTCATGGAAAACCATTTGGAACTACAGCATGGTAAGTAGTAAGGAGCATGCTTTTTCAGAAAACGTACAAGGAGACGAGCTTCCATAAAGCTGACCAAAACACAGGACTTGTAACATTTTGAGTCCAAGTTTTAGGgtgtttattgcttttttaacaCAGATTTTATTCTAGTCTGAATTATGGAAAACCTGAATTCCTAGTTGTCAATAACTTTATTTTACAGGGCCTTATTGCAAGCAAAGTGCTGCCAGAGAGAATTTGCATAATTTCCACAATGAACAGAAATGAGATCCCCAGCTTGTATGCACTTCCTGAACTGTCCCGAGAGCAGGGTAAGATTAAAAAGGAGTAGTTACTTGTAAAGTTGTACAGTAATGCAAAATAAACCAATGTCAGAGACATTgctattttcaaaagcttttaaacCAACAGTTACTTTAAAAGCCATTTAGATCACACCATTGATTATGAAGTTGTATCTatttcaattacattttaaattaacataatTCCAAACCTTTGAAAAGTTAGAATACCCTGTTTCAGATACTTGCAGTGGAgggttttcatgttttttcagtgttgtagATAACTTGgattatttattcttttaaaacattataaGATTGACTGCTTTTGAATACTGTTTTATGTTTAAAGTTTTTAGACTTTTGGCATGGTACTCTTCATAACCTTACATTCTTTGCaggcaaaaaaattattttttttagacagCTGTACTTGAGGAAGAATGAATAAtccagtaacaaaaaaaatatttaagatttcaagctttcaaaactttttcaaaagaaCTAAGCAGAATATTAGCATAAATTCAGCCCACAGAATTAGcatagacattaaaaaaaattaatcttggCATAGTAACCTTCTGTTGGTGCTGGCTTCTCTTGAAGTCTGAGAACTGAGTCCTTATAAAAATCCTGGCTTTAAAGGGCAAGAAGGCAcggtggggaagaaaaaggggagtGTTACATAAGTACAGGCTTGAGTAAAACCATTCATTTCTAGCTGTAGTTCCAGGCTTGCTTGTATTAAGGTGCATCTCTGTGCCCCCTGAAGCTTCTCTCAACTCCTTGCTTACCAGCAAGAAGGAAGCATATGGGAGCAGGCTTTCAGGAACCCTCTAATGGAATTCCACCATAATTTTGAAAGCCTGTGTCAATCCCAGTCATCCCCGCTAAGTGGGTCTTGACCCTGGAGTTCATCAAGCTGTTtggctgtgctttttcttttttgagaggATAAGATTTTCACAAGTGgtaggattttgtttttctgaacagtAATGTGGCTTGGGAATTTGCCATGGGGATggtttttcaaaagaaaaaagagtaGGTGCATCATTCCCCCTTCCTCTCTATGTATGTTTTCTCTGAGGAAGTTTAGGTCTGCAGGTTGCTAAGAAACAGCTTATATTAGGAAACCTTCAATGGCATCAATTATTTTTGGATAGCAATATCTAAAAATAGTCCTGAGTCATTTCAatatgaaattacatttttcatttcgGAACATTGCTTTGCAGATGCTGTTGTTCAGACTTCCATTTTCCTTTAGGGCAGAAGAGAGCATCTCTATATTCAGCTGCCTTTCCTCCATATTAATTGTATGAGCCAGAGCAGGTGTTCTGTGGCTGTAGCTGAATAATGAGATACAAACCAGCAGAAAGCCTAGGTCGTAAGAGAAAATATAGGTGTCCAGACAACAGGGCACTTAAgtaggaaaatatatttgaaattcaTTTGAAACAAAGCACTCTGgagcagttcagaaaaaaatgtcccaCTAAAACACTCTCACAGAGGTCGTAAGCCCTACTTAACATTCACACCAAAATGATTTGTATCTGCCaagtggtgctgctgccctctTTGGTTCCCATTTTAGAAAGCTGAATGAATAGACTTCTCCTTCCATGCTTCCATGTTACACCCAAGTACCTCTAGAGTAAGAGGTTAGTGACTGAGGAAATACTTTTGTGGGAGGTCTGTGCTAAAATACCGACTGCAGTATCCCTCTTGTTCAGCTGTTTAATGGAGTTTCCAGTTCTCTTTAACCTCCCTCCACCTTGACTCCTGTAGAAAGATCTGTCATAGGAGCTGTCTTCAATGCTTGCTAATGGTCCCTGAGTCACACAGGAGGTTAAAAGACTGTACTAAATACAATTGAGTAAACCACCGAGCACCAAGTCATCATTCCAGAAATAGGAATATGCATAGCATTAAATGGATCCAGGCACTGATTTTGCTGAATGATGTTATTTGATGTTTAGAACCTGAAAGGTGAAAGACCACCTGCAAAGGAGATGACATTCATCTACAGCAGATTCATCTATAACCTCTAGTCTTATGGATTTGACTTCTTCATGATGTGCAGAGGTGTCCCCACCTACCTTGCTTGTGAAGTTCGTGGTGAGTGCAAGCAAATTAATTATGTCTGTAACTAACcagggggggttgtttttttttcctttggaataatatgcaaatgctgctgttgtttcaACTAGAGATGGACACAAATCAAGAACTTCAGGAGTTGCACAAAGGGTTCAGGACTGGGGCAGTGTTGAGTCACCACCTCTGTAGATGATCTGATCCAAACCTTTACTACTCCTTTTAGTAAAGTTTAAGGTTGCTTAAATTTTGGCCCAGAATTTTTCAGATTGACCTCATCTGTAATGgcaaggtaaagaaaaaaggtagTCCTGAGTACCACTGTCCTTCAGTTCAGAGATTGCTGGTACGTTTACCAAGGAATCCCAGCAAACACTTGTGTTTCACAGTACTAAGCCAAGTTGCTTCATTCCCTATAGGTTTTTCAGAGGTGAAATGATCACATTACCTAGGAGTTTAAGGACCTACACTTTGTAAGATCCTTTGATAACATCAAAGCTGGATAGGGCCTCTTGACTAGCACTAGCATAACCATTTGATGCAGAGAAATATGTGCTAACAGTGTAGAGTGTAAGAGTGCCCCTCTGTACTGGAAAACCAAAAGACTATTGAATAGCATGTCTTTGGgctcattaatttttcagttaaagatCCAGTTGCGTTTGGTGACTGCAAAAGAATCTTTCAGTCATACATGTCAAATATTTCTATTGCAGCAATTATTAAAAACTGAGCAATAAGAATGCACTGTTGTGGAATGCCAGCTATTGCTATGGAGACTAGTGTACATCAGGTGTGTTGCTGCAGGTGCCATAATCGTATTTTGATGACTTGCAACGTAATTTCTTGTACtgtggggggggaaaaaagaaattattttaaaatatctataaaGGAACTAAGTTTTACTTAAGAGGAGTTAATCCTGAAGCGCCAAAGTACTCTGAGCCCTAACGCAAGCTGATTGTCTGTAAACACTGTCATGAGAAAGAGCTCTACAGATCAGGCACAGGATGTTGCATTCTGACGCAGCAGCATTTCCACCTACTAGTTGCTTGTTTTGATAGTGGCTTTGATACTTGAGATGGCTCAGTTTGGTTAAAAATGCAAGTGCAGTATGCTGGGTATTAAGGCTGCCAATCAATGCACAGATCACTTAACACCATCTTAGGTATGACCTTagggtaatttatttttcttttcttgtatttaaagGACCCCAATACACATAGGTCAAAGACTACCATGTGTTAAACTTGATGTCCTGCAACATCTGGGCTTCAGCTACTGTCACGCCAATACGTAGGCCTGAAAATCTTACCTTTCTTGAACTAAGCACAGCTGCCTAATAGCTGCTGCACAAAGCCAACTGTGATACTGTTCTTCCCTCACATTTCCTCTTCAAAAGTTTTGTTCTTGATGATTCAGGTGCTGAAACAGATCAATTGGTGACCGTATCTTTCAATTAAAGACGTTTAGCATCAATGAACTCTGGGTAGTTTGTTATTCCTATACTCTTTATCATCTGTGAACCcatccagaaaaatattttgattgcaTGTCTTGTACCCCTCTTAAGCCCTTcaaatgctcttttaaaaaagtctgttcTTAACATAGGGCACACCCGCAGGGGTGGGCAAGCGCCAGTGTGTGTACAGTACAGATAAGGCATACAGAGTTAAaacttcctttcccttctcaggGAAAGATGTCTCGCATGAAAAATCTTTATTCATGTTGCCTGAAAggtagaaagaaagaaggacaATGCAACAAATTTGCCCTTTTCAAGGGAAGAGGAGTGTAATTTGTAGGATTTACAGAGTTGTTCTGTTGCTAAAACAgagtcctcttttttttttttttttttttttttttttttttttttttttccagtgcataGCAAGGGCTGGCTAGAGGTATCCCATTGAACACTCTGGTGGGTGGAGCTTTGCTTCAAAGATGCACATGCAATATAAACACAATTATTGATCCACGTAAGACAGTGCAAGATTCCCAGCTGTCTCCTCCCAAATGCCTCTAACTCTGCCTTGAAGATGAAAAACAGGCAGGCTTAGTTTTTCTTCCATAACGCTGCAATGGCACCATAAAAGGAGATGAAAGATTTATTCCATTTATGCTGCCAGGGACGTGTAGAAAGAGTCTGCACTTTACTGATCACTAGTCTCGGAGTGTCTGTATGTCCACTCTTCCAGTAGTATAAATTTGACATGAATCAAGCTAGGAATACAGTAatgtttctgctgaattaaCAAGGGCATTTGACAAAGTGTTTATGTCAGATTTGTCAGTGCTAGGCTGAAGACAAACAATCCCCTATCTACTGTGATCCAGCATGAAACTTGCTGTTACAAagttaacctttttttttgaaCAAGTGGGGACTGAAGGATGCATTTATCTTGGACTGTTGGCACCCAGCAACGGTTTTCACCTCCCTGATCCTGCAGCGGACACCTAAACTCAAATGTTACATGGTCAAGCCACTGTCAGAGAAGAATCAAAACTTTAGAGACTAAGAAGCCAATCCCAAACATTTGAGAGTAGAGAAGTTTCAAGGGGAattaaagtacttttttttttttttttttttttccagcaaggCAAGGTCACTGTTgctcaaagcttttaaaaataagattgaGCTCTTCTGTTCTAACAAAAAGGACAGGGTGGCCTGGGTTATCCAGGTGAATACAAATCTGTCTTTAAGAGGAATACCAGCCATGCAATGTCCCTCAGTTTCTATTTCCCTCTCACTGATCCCCAGAGGCTTTATTCTGTGAGCAGTTTGAAAGGATATGGAGTTCACTTAGGCACATCTCAGGCAAAAGCATCGGAATTATCTGGATTAGCATACATCAGTCCTAGCAGAGGAGACAGACAGTAGTTTGTTGCTGCTAGTCTCCTTCCTTTTTGGTATTACACAAGCTCTTTTAATTCCTTCACACACCATCAGTTCTCATTTTGCTCAGGCTGAGGCTAAATATGACAGAAAGAAGAACTGAAGTTTAGGAGggatttttgcttatttttagtCATCATACAGTATCCTAACAAAATCTTTCAGCTTTTGCCATGCCCCACTTTGCCTTCATATTGGCATTTCTTTAACTCCCTTTCCAGCAGGGACTGGAAAAAACTTTTTAGTAGTAGTATGTGCTTCTTTAATACCAAACatacacaagcaaaagaaaaggaaacttcagCCACCTAGAAAACTAAAGAAACTCcccagcagcaacaaaaatacCCGTCTTTTGCTTACTGCAAAATTGTAGTACAAGCAGTCTGAAGAAACAAAGTCGAGGCAAGGCCTCAAATAAATCTGATGCTTCAATAGAAACT carries:
- the GKN1 gene encoding LOW QUALITY PROTEIN: gastrokine-1 (The sequence of the model RefSeq protein was modified relative to this genomic sequence to represent the inferred CDS: substituted 1 base at 1 genomic stop codon) produces the protein MTEAERPQLPPPAPQRRFPAFFRVPATAQRRLRWKYTHKSLLLEATKLTITRETHVATIEQKNEQKSWKTIWNYSMGLIASKVLPERICIISTMNRNEIPSLYALPELSREQGERPPAKEMTFIYSRFIYNLXSYGFDFFMMCRGVPTYLACEVRD